One genomic region from Rosa rugosa chromosome 1, drRosRugo1.1, whole genome shotgun sequence encodes:
- the LOC133726993 gene encoding uncharacterized protein LOC133726993 translates to MSLSVMPSPAPAPAPARRGSDQVWDPTQPAKRLRKGDENRAGSTKLLDPAGSSKEKPKTAGDNFTQVLQCVENSLIHDTDEKSLVVAGDSSTGTVNQVASYCKLCRKYTDHRTRQCPDKSYVWYNGHYKLNYCDLCSDFGHVGQLCPLNEFDMDYDAPGSDWHD, encoded by the exons ATGAGCTTGAGCGTGATGCCTTCCCCTGCCCCTGCCCCTGCCCCTGCCCGACGAGGATCCGATCAGGTGTGGGACCCGACCCAACCAGCAAAGCGGCTTAGGAAGGGAGATGAGAACCGGGCCGGATCGACCAAGCTGCTTGATCCTGCAG GTAGCAGCAAAGAAAAACCAAAGACTGCTGGAGACAATTTCACTCAAGTCCTCCAGTGTGTTGAAAACTCTTTGATTCATGACACCGACGAAAAATCACTGGTGGTTGCAGGAGATTCTTCCACTGGAACCGTCAACCAAGTAGCTTCATATTGTAAGCTGTGTCGTAAGTATACTGATCACAGAACTAGACAGTGCCCCGACAAATCATATGTATGGTACAACGGACATTATAAACTCAATTATTGTGATCTTTGTAGTGACTTTGGTCACGTAGGTCAGTTGTGCCCTCTCAACGAGTTTGATATGGACTATGATGCTCCAGGAAGCGACTGGCATGATTAA